A stretch of Cicer arietinum cultivar CDC Frontier isolate Library 1 chromosome 5, Cicar.CDCFrontier_v2.0, whole genome shotgun sequence DNA encodes these proteins:
- the LOC113786983 gene encoding two-component response regulator-like APRR2 — MWLNSINQAFNAEASALSESLKSPASDKLSRSSTPQLKQGARLVDDGDCHEQTTNCSIEKESVEHDGECKSVETSYENLNVESSPQSRKLEETLTKEEEDFANDSKGVSLNPQNKKFGNTSSIKSGALNDSCENKATRKKMKVDWTPELHKKFVKAVEQLGIDQAIPSRILELMKVDGLTMHNVASHLQKYKMHKRQMMHGEEDRKWPNQRDQIHRNYSLQRPIMAYTLPPAPIYPMWGQPGSQTTGVQIWSPPPGYPLWQSTESSHWKPYPPGKSWMQFDMQYCRTAATHRTATSPLHRYSTATGICSRCLTFAATPSLP; from the exons ATGTGGTTGAATTCAATTAATCAGGCATTCAATGCCGAGGCAAGTGCTTTGTCGGAATCACTAAAATCTCCGGCGAGTGATAAATTATCCCGCTCTTCGACCCCGCAGTTAAAACAAGGAGCAAGGTTAGTGGATGATGGGGATTGCCATGAGCAGACTACTAATTGCTCAATAGAAAAAGAAAGTGTGGAACATGATGGTGAATGTAAATCTGTTGAAACTTCatatgaaaatttaaatgtgGAAAGTTCTCCTCAATCAAGGAAACTTGAGGAGACTCTGACTAAGGAGGAAGAGGATTTTGCTAATGATTCCAAGGGTGTTTCACTGAATCcacaaaataaaaagtttggCAATACGTCTTCAATTAAATCAGGTGCTCTTAACGATTCATGTGAGAATAAAGCTACTCGGAAGAAGATGAAA GTAGACTGGACACCTGAGCTGCACAAAAAGTTTGTGAAGGCGGTGGAACAACTAGGTATTGATCAAGCCATTCCTTCTCGTATATTGGAGCTAATGAAAGTCGACGGCTTGACAATGCATAATGTAGCTAGCCATCTTCAG AAATATAAAATGCACAAGAGACAGATGATGCATGGGGAGGAAGATCGAAAATGGCCAAATCAAAGAGATCAAATACATAGGAACTATAGTTTGCAAAGACCAATTATGGCGTACACCCTTCCTCCAGCTCCTATATATCCTATGTGGGGACAACCTGGAAGTCAAACAACTGGTGTACAGATTTGGAGTCCTCCTCCTGGTTATCCGCTATGGCAGTCTACCGAAAGTTCGCATTGGAAGCCTTATCCACCGGGG AAATCATGGATGCAGTTTGATATGCAATATTGTCGTACTGCTGCAACACACCGCACCGCTACATCACCGCTGCACCGTTATAGCACCGCTACAGGTATTTGTTCTCGTTGTCTCACCTTCGCTGCCACGCCTTCGCTGCCATGA